The window CCCGGTTTCGGACCGCAGATCGCCCCGAGGAGGCACATGCCGGAAGCCGTCAGCCCCACCCGGATGAACCTGCTGCAGCGCAAGCAGCAGGCCAAAGTGGCCATCCAGGGCGTGGACCTGCTCAAGCGCAAGCGGGACGCCCTCGTGGCCGACTTCTTCACCATCGTACGCCAGTCGCTGCACGCCCGGGAGACGCTCACCCGGGCCTGCGAGGAGGCGTACCTGATGCTGGCCCTGGCCAAGGCGTGGGAGGGCCGGGAGGCCCTGGAGGCGGCGGCCATGGCGGACCGGCGCGAGCTGCTGGTGGACATCCAGGTGCGCAACGTGTGGGGGACCCGCATTCCCGACGTGGTCGTCCGGGAGGTGCGCCGCACCCTGCTGGAGCGCGGGCACAACCCTGCCGCCACCAGCGCCCGCACCATGGAGAGCGCCGCCCACTTCGAGGAGGTGC is drawn from Armatimonadota bacterium and contains these coding sequences:
- a CDS encoding V-type ATP synthase subunit D; translation: MPEAVSPTRMNLLQRKQQAKVAIQGVDLLKRKRDALVADFFTIVRQSLHARETLTRACEEAYLMLALAKAWEGREALEAAAMADRRELLVDIQVRNVWGTRIPDVVVREVRRTLLERGHNPAATSARTMESAAHFEEVLRAILEVAATEIKLRKIGEEIKKTTRRVNALEQVVIPRILGEIRFIASVLEQRAREDIFRLKRIKRKLEAREKT